A section of the Papaver somniferum cultivar HN1 unplaced genomic scaffold, ASM357369v1 unplaced-scaffold_53, whole genome shotgun sequence genome encodes:
- the LOC113343064 gene encoding uncharacterized protein LOC113343064 — translation MCTHIDLYQCVYTILSQQWGLGEAGVQFIPMNRGFFIIKLLTQDDKDKVFKDGNKNPWIVNDQPLRLIEWYPGFDADKQCTSHSTVWVKFPSLPVEMWVEKTLLALGKSLGTPIVVDKRTLNHEYGHYASVLIDIDFAKHDTDSVYVEVDGRHFLQPIEILKQPKFCSKCKIVGHLDKECRKKHAVNALHAAHARTDARKNQPQTLVIHQGENNDTWQTISHKKNGKKNKKDATDTRVQVDVVRISTADYEQQLQEDLIKSEAAMRTAAAMAEKAVAAHSVLVSRAKSLSTVALNTKPGGNLWKSSEYVSSNKFNILDSTLVGETASVHELGHIDEVARKAKHQQLLAFQARLDTLRDVDV, via the exons atgtGTACACACATtg acttataccaATGTGTGTACACTATTTTGAGTCAGCAATGGGGTTTGGGAGAAGCTGGGGTTCAGTTTATCCCTATGAACCGTGGTTTCTTCATTATAAAACTATTAACTCAAGATGACAAAGACAAAGTTTTCAAGGATGGTAACAAAAATCCATGGATTGTTAATGATCAGCCTCTTCGTTTGATTGAATGGTATCCAGGGTTTGACGCAGACAAGCAATGTACTTCTCATTCAACGGTTTGGGTGAAGTTTCCTAGCCTGCCCGTGGAGATGTGGGTAGAAAAAACGCTTTTAGCTTTAGGGAAATCTCTTGGAACACCCATTGTGGTAGATAAGAGAACCCTAAATCATGAATATGGTCATTATGCATCTGTTTTGATTGATATAGATTTTGCTAAACATGATACTGATTCAGTTTATGTTGAAGTTGATGGACGACATTTTCTGCAACCTATTGAAATTCTAAAACAACCTAAGTTTTGCTCCAAGTGCAAGATTGTTGGGCACTTGGATAAAGAATGTAGGAAGAAGCATGCAGTTAATGCATTACATGCAGCTCATGCACGTACAGACGCTCGAAAAAAT CAACCTCAAACTCTGGTTATACATCAAGGGGAGAATAATGATACATGGCAGACTATAAGTCATAAGAAGAAtggtaagaagaataagaaagatgCTACAGATACTCGTGTGCAGGTTGATGTGGTGAGGATTAGTACTGCTGATTATGAACAACAGCTTCAGGAAGATCTGATCAAGTCCGAAGCTGCAATGCGCACTGCTGCAGCTATGGCGGAGAAGGCTGTTGCTGCGCATTCAGTTTTAGTTAGTAGGGCAAAGTCGCTGAGTACTGTTGCCTTAAATACTAAGCCTGgtgggaat CTGTGGAAGAGTTCTGAATACGTCTCTTCAAACAAGTTTAATATCTTGGATAGTACTCTTGTGGGTGAAACGGCAAGTGTACATGAGCTTGGGCATATTGATGAAGTTGCACGTAAGGCTAAGCATCAACAGCTTTTGGCTTTTCAGGCTAGACTAGACACTTTGAGGGATGTTGATGTTTAA